One stretch of Anabas testudineus chromosome 24, fAnaTes1.2, whole genome shotgun sequence DNA includes these proteins:
- the scara3 gene encoding scavenger receptor class A member 3 has translation MKDNNGGYENHLFKEEDLTGEEEEIPSFRGRTRGGCARCQKSHSLQLAVKVLYGFVAFLIITVVVLGTLVFRKVDNLVKEEIIYDKKITKVQQGIDDLSSTSNCSGCLSVSRCSEELDKLKREFEDIQRLILGQKQVLDQTTQTQTTLKSTSNQLTREMQNHLISIKLLNQSLERYLDQVEGWKDVTEETEEKMKTLMEDQYEIKATAHQVNTTVGLSTMWIDALQRKAEEETLVLQKLTSDWQNYSRVLSVIKSNTSSTTQILRSLQNNVIADHQRIIMSTEVYYDLTQQVMNLQMQLDNATSFMDEHEENMHDLQYHSRYYENRTGERFSALDGRLKSIEMEIDTVSSSITATVSHVQSMYKYISVESSSCQSRLGRHTEELQNLNNTVLLLLHLADTLRQQNVLLNVRLDVDVRNLSMVMEEMKLVDVHHARLIKNFTILKGAPGPPGPKGNRGETGPKGPMGLTGSKGDQGPTGIRGSAGEKGFIGPKGDTGERGPSGNRGPMGIKGAKGSLGTPGPQGERGQKGDMGPSGKNGVAGPTGPPGIQGQTGLPGIVGPSGPKGKPGPPGPPGPPGPPGSPALPHPAAGSKRQ, from the exons ATGAAAG ACAACAACGGCGGATACGAGAACCATCTTTTCAAAG AGGAGGATCTCactggagaagaagaggaaattcCTTCCTTCAGAG GTCGAACTAGAGGTGGCTGTGCGAGATGCCAGAAAAGCCATTCTCTCCAGCTGGCTGTTAAAGTCCTCTATGGATTTGTGGCGTTCCTCATCATTACTGTGGTGGTGCTGGGAACACTTG TGTTCAGGAAAGTTGACAACCTGGTCAAGGAGGAGATCATCTACGACAAGAAGATCACCAAGGTCCAACAAGGAATAGATG ATCTGAGCTCCACCTCTAACTGCTCAGgctgtctcagtgtgtctcgGTGTAGCGAGGAGCTCGACAAGCTGAAGCGAGAGTTTGAAGATATCCAGCGATTGATACTGGGACAAAAGCAG GTCCTGGACCAGACCACTCAAACTCAGACCACCCTAAAATCCACCAGCAACCAGCTGACACGCGAAATGCAAAACCACTTAATTTCTATCAAACTTCTCAACCAGTCATTGGAAAGATACCTGGACCAGGTGGAGGGCTGGAAAGATGTGACTGAGGAAACTGAAGAGAAGATGAAGACTCTGATGGAGGATCAGTATGAAATTAAAGCTACAGCCCATCAGGTTAACACAACAGTGGGACTGAG CACAATGTGGATAGATGCCCTGCAGAGAAAAGCCGAAGAGGAGACTCTGGTCCTCCAGAAGTTGACCAGCGACTGGCAGAACTACAGTCGAGTCCTGAGCGTCATCAAATCCAACACAAGCAGCACCACACAAATCTTGCGCAGTCTCCAGAACAACGTCATAGCAGATCACCAGAGAATCATCATGTCCACTGAAGTTTACTACGACCTCACtcagcag GTTATGAATCTGCAGATGCAACTCGACAATGCGACGTCTTTCATGGATGAGCATGAGGAGAACATGCATGACCTTCAATACCATTCCAg ATACTACGAGAACAGGACAGGGGAGCGCTTCTCTGCCTTGGATGGGCGCCTGAAATCTATAGAAATGGAGATCGACACAGTCTCCTCCAGCATCACCGCCACAGTGAGCCACGTCCAGAGCATGTACAAATATATCAGCGTGGAGAGCTCGTCCTGCCAGAGTCGCCTGGGCAGACACACAGAAGAACTACAG AACTTGAACAACACAGTCTTGTTACTTCTTCACCTGGCTGACACTCTGAGGCAGCAGAACGTGCTGCTAAATGTCCGACTAGATGTGGATGTCAGGAATTTGTCCATGGTGATGGAAGAGATGAAGCTCGTGGATGTTCACCACGCCCGGCTCATCAAGAACTTCACTATACTGAAAG GTGCTCCTGGACCACCAGGGCCCAAGGGGAACCGTGGTGAGACTGGTCCAAAAGGGCCAATGGGACTGACTGGGAGCAAAGGGGACCAAGGACCCACAGGAATCCGTGGATCAGCTGGGGAGAAGGGTTTTATTGGGCCCAAAGGGGACACAGGTGAACGAGGTCCCAGTGGCAACAGAGGGCCAATGGGAATCAAAGGAGCAAAAGGGTCTCTTGGTACACCAGGACCACAAGGTGAGAGGGGCCAGAAAGGTGACATGGGCCCCTCAGGTAAAAATGGGGTTGCAGGACCCACAGGACCTCCTGGCATCCAGGGTCAGACAGGGCTCCCTGGCATTGTTGGACCAAGTGGTCCAAAGGGAAAACCTGGGCCTCCAGGGCCACCTGGACCACCAGGCCCCCCTGGATCTCCAGCCTTGCCTCACCCTGCTGCTGGGTCTAAGAGACAGTAG